From the Methanocaldococcus fervens AG86 genome, the window GGATGAACTTAAATTCCTTAGCCCTATTTGCGATATCCCTTGTTAGTCTTATATGAGGGTCTTGGTCAATTCCAACAGGAACAACTACTGGTTTTGGCTCTGGATTTAAATTTTCATCGAGTTGAGGATGCAAAATATCTGCAACTTGAACTATTGGGGCTAAGACATGCCCAATGTTTGTTTCTCCTTTAAATCCATATATTGCCCTCATTTCACTCCAATTGGTTCTTTTAGACAATATTAAAGCTAAATCCTTAACTTTTTGATATTTTGATTGCAAATAGACGTTAATTTTTTCTGGGTCTAAACCAAGGGCTATGTAGTTTGTTATATACTCATTCAAAGCCAACTCCTCTGTTTTCTTAAAATCCATGTTTCTTGCCCAATAAGCTTCTAAATCAGCTATTGGAATATTTATATTATCTGTGTATTTCTGATAAAACTTCAATAAATCAACAACCATCTTATGCCCAAAGTGCATTTTACCGGAAGGCATCATTCCGCTAACAACTGCAAACTCCTTATTATTTTTTATTGCATCAACTATTCTCTCAAAATCCCTATGCCCCAATATAATATTCCTCCTAAAGAAATGATGCTCATCTTTTAAATCTCCTAATACATCAGCAATAGGCTTAACTCCAAACTGTTCCATTGTTTTCTTATAATCAATAACTGCAGGAGTTTCCCATGGTGTTAATTCCATCAATTCCACCTTTGTAATAAATTTTTAATTTGATATCGA encodes:
- a CDS encoding tryptophan--tRNA ligase is translated as MELTPWETPAVIDYKKTMEQFGVKPIADVLGDLKDEHHFFRRNIILGHRDFERIVDAIKNNKEFAVVSGMMPSGKMHFGHKMVVDLLKFYQKYTDNINIPIADLEAYWARNMDFKKTEELALNEYITNYIALGLDPEKINVYLQSKYQKVKDLALILSKRTNWSEMRAIYGFKGETNIGHVLAPIVQVADILHPQLDENLNPEPKPVVVPVGIDQDPHIRLTRDIANRAKEFKFIPPSSTYHRFMTGLLGGKMSSSKPETAIFLTDDEKTVKKKIFSAKTGGRETLEEHKKYGGVPEECVVYELFLYHLIMDDKELSEIYQKCKKGELTCGKCKKMAYEMVAEFLRDLKEKREQAKEIAVKILKGKY